The following proteins are encoded in a genomic region of Neurospora crassa OR74A linkage group VI, whole genome shotgun sequence:
- a CDS encoding pre-mRNA splicing factor — MTEVSSTRLYLGNLPRHATKADVEAHFATHGTGEITEIKLMNGFGFIEYKDAMDARDVVPAFHGSDFMGERLTVQFARGARHREGGPGFTHERNSQPRPRRTPHRMQISGLPNETSWQDLKDFARQSGLDVVYSETTRNQNGEGFVEFENAADLRTAVEKLDNREFKGQRVTCVANTQPDIPRNDHRARSRSPRGRPYPPPIDDYDRRGPPPRGYSPRRDGYRDGYRDRSPPPRREYYDDRRGGYRSPPRRPIDDYPPPRGRYDDPYRAPRDYPPDPYMSGRGDAYDRRAPPVDFPPRDPYPREPYPPRDYGRRY, encoded by the exons ATGACTGAAGTATCGTCGACCCGTCTTTACTTGGGCAACCTGCCCCGGCACG CAACCAAGGCCGATGTGGAAGCCCACTTTGCGACTCACGGAACCGGCGAGATCACCGAAATCAAGCTCATGAACGGCTTTGGTTTCATCGAGTACAAGGATGCCATGGACGCCCGCGATGTTGTTCCTG CTTTCC ATGGATCGGACTTCATGGGAGAGCGCCTTACCGTTCAGTTCGCCCGTGGCGCCCGTCACCGTGAGGGAGGTCCCGGTTTCACCCACGAGCGTAACAGCCAACCCAGGCCCCGACGCACGCCTCACCGGATGCAAATCTCTGGCCTTCCCAATGAAACCAGCTGGCAG GATCTCAAGGACTTTGCTCGTCAGTCCGGACTTGATGTCGTTTATAGCGAGACGACCCGCAACCAGAACGGTGAAGG CTTCGTTGAGTTCGAAAACGCCGCCGATCTGAGAACTGCTGTTGAGAAGCTCGACAACCGCGAATTTAAGGGCCAGCGCGTGACCTGCGTCGCTAAC ACTCAACCCGACATCCCAAGAAATGACCATCGCGCTCGCTCGAGGTCGCCGCGTGGCCGCCCATACCCCCCTCCCATAGACGATTACGACCGCCGTGGACCCCCTCCTCGCGGATACAGCCCCCGCCGCGACGGCTACCGTGATGGTTACCGTGACAGGTCGCCCCCACCAAGGCGCGAGTACTACGACGACAGGAGAGGTGGTTACCGCTCGCCACCCAGGCGCCCGATCGATGACTACCCGCCTCCCCGCGGACGTTACGATGACCCGTACCGTGCTCCCCGCGATTACCCTCCCGACCCGTACATGAGCGGACGCGGAGATGCTTACGATCGCCGTGCTCCTCCCGTGGACTTCCCTCCGCGTGACCCGTACCCTCGCGAGCCATACCCGCCGCGTGACTATGGTCGTCGTTACTAG